Proteins encoded by one window of Halomonas sp. SH5A2:
- a CDS encoding putative metalloprotease CJM1_0395 family protein: MTIAVLGAASLSAWASPTFNAGSAKVTTAEPKAANESSAEPQTSSDDATRGESAGPKGADGTSLAPEEIEQLEQLKQTDRAVRQHEMAHQTVGGAYAGGASYDYEIGPDGHRYAVAGEVSIDYGPVPNDPKATIEKMQTVIAAALAPADPSPKDYQVAAQARQYLLEAKLEAAMQTSEMAQARAGAEGVIPSNDATTDSAEALKPNAPSAA; this comes from the coding sequence ATGACAATCGCCGTGCTGGGGGCCGCCTCTCTATCAGCCTGGGCATCCCCCACATTTAATGCAGGTTCGGCCAAAGTCACAACAGCTGAGCCCAAAGCGGCTAACGAGTCATCTGCAGAGCCGCAAACCTCATCCGACGATGCGACACGTGGCGAATCTGCGGGTCCAAAGGGTGCCGACGGTACGTCGCTAGCCCCCGAAGAAATTGAGCAGCTGGAGCAGCTCAAGCAGACCGACCGCGCCGTCAGGCAACACGAGATGGCCCACCAGACCGTCGGCGGGGCTTATGCGGGCGGGGCAAGTTACGATTACGAGATAGGCCCTGACGGTCACCGTTACGCCGTTGCCGGTGAGGTTTCAATTGATTACGGCCCGGTACCCAACGATCCCAAGGCCACCATCGAGAAAATGCAAACCGTGATTGCTGCCGCGCTAGCCCCTGCCGACCCCTCGCCAAAAGACTATCAGGTGGCTGCCCAGGCCAGGCAATATCTGCTGGAAGCCAAACTTGAAGCGGCCATGCAGACCAGCGAAATGGCCCAGGCACGCGCTGGGGCTGAAGGCGTAATACCGTCCAACGATGCAACCACCGACAGCGCAGAGGCTCTTAAACCCAATGCACCGAGCGCTGCTTAG
- a CDS encoding putative bifunctional diguanylate cyclase/phosphodiesterase produces the protein MSQSFTTPKAQSLPHSHASSLPPGEADALGDTDAATLSAERPAQAAFLHANEAIIITDAENRVIDVNPAFSELTGCTLDAVKGKTPEAFSILPLDDSRTTRLMREELQLRDRSKSQVSYCSHDGQFYPGMMSINRVRDAEGNVDHHVIVLADLSAIPAHARHLNREVYFDALTGLPNLQLLTQLIQESIQHAESKQQSLAVCSLDIDLFKAINDRLGSSVGDALLSSFAQRISHLLFGDDVLARVGGDEFVLLLHHGVDEVFLEKLLASIRRPLFIEGHTIHLTVSLGVTFYPNDPAQGDGLLRHANQAMYRAKQRGRDTLHVFDPNHDRLLQVRHEQRQRFVDALANDELRLYYQPQVDMRSGQVVGVEALIRWQHPEKGLLAPGQFLPIIEATPLEVDLGEWVLEEAMRQLVKWQAAGISLPVNVNISPSHLLLSNFSQRLGELLARYPSVPPAMLKLEVLESAAMHDIQAALDTMAKCQALGVNFAIDDFGTGFSSLTHLRQLPVNLIKIDQSFIRDMLSDADDMAIVESVIYMANRFQRPMLAEGVETLAHAKALIALGCELAQGYGIARPMPPAEMPQWLAAWPKRADWSALGKIH, from the coding sequence ATGAGCCAGTCTTTCACGACGCCAAAGGCGCAGTCTTTGCCTCATTCCCATGCTTCATCGTTACCCCCTGGCGAAGCCGATGCGCTTGGCGACACCGACGCTGCCACCCTGTCAGCCGAGCGACCCGCCCAAGCGGCTTTCTTGCATGCTAACGAGGCAATTATCATTACCGACGCGGAAAACCGCGTGATCGATGTCAATCCGGCCTTCAGTGAACTCACCGGCTGTACGCTTGACGCTGTGAAGGGTAAGACGCCCGAGGCATTCAGTATCCTGCCGTTGGACGACAGCCGCACCACCCGGCTGATGCGTGAAGAGCTGCAGCTTCGTGACCGCAGTAAAAGTCAGGTGAGTTACTGCAGCCACGATGGTCAGTTCTATCCTGGCATGATGTCGATTAATCGAGTGCGCGACGCTGAGGGTAACGTTGACCACCATGTGATCGTACTGGCAGACCTGTCCGCGATTCCTGCTCACGCGCGGCATCTTAACCGGGAAGTGTACTTTGATGCCTTGACTGGCCTGCCCAATCTGCAACTGCTGACACAACTTATCCAGGAATCCATACAGCACGCTGAAAGCAAGCAGCAGTCGCTGGCGGTGTGTTCGCTGGATATCGACCTTTTTAAAGCCATTAACGACCGTCTGGGCTCAAGCGTAGGCGATGCGCTGCTATCGAGCTTTGCGCAGCGTATCAGTCATTTGCTGTTTGGCGACGATGTGTTGGCTCGGGTAGGCGGTGATGAATTTGTACTGCTGCTCCACCATGGGGTGGACGAAGTGTTCCTCGAGAAGCTGCTCGCATCGATCCGGCGGCCGCTCTTTATTGAAGGACACACCATCCATCTCACGGTCAGCTTGGGGGTAACGTTTTACCCTAACGACCCGGCGCAGGGCGATGGTTTGCTACGCCATGCCAATCAGGCGATGTACCGGGCCAAGCAGCGTGGGCGTGACACCTTACATGTCTTTGACCCGAACCATGACCGTTTGCTGCAGGTGCGCCACGAGCAGCGTCAGCGCTTTGTGGATGCATTGGCAAACGACGAGTTGCGGCTTTATTACCAGCCGCAAGTCGATATGCGTTCCGGTCAGGTCGTGGGCGTGGAAGCGCTGATTCGCTGGCAGCATCCCGAGAAGGGGCTGCTGGCGCCTGGCCAATTTCTGCCTATCATTGAGGCGACTCCGCTCGAGGTTGACCTTGGCGAGTGGGTGTTGGAAGAGGCGATGCGCCAACTGGTGAAGTGGCAAGCGGCGGGAATTTCGCTGCCCGTCAATGTCAATATCAGCCCATCGCACCTACTCTTGAGCAACTTCAGTCAGCGCCTGGGCGAGCTGCTAGCGCGTTACCCCAGCGTTCCACCGGCCATGCTCAAGCTCGAAGTGCTGGAAAGTGCGGCGATGCACGACATTCAAGCGGCATTGGACACCATGGCGAAATGCCAGGCCTTGGGGGTCAACTTTGCGATTGATGATTTTGGTACCGGCTTCTCATCGCTAACTCACTTGCGCCAACTGCCAGTGAACCTTATCAAGATTGACCAGAGTTTTATCCGCGATATGTTAAGCGACGCGGACGATATGGCGATTGTTGAAAGCGTGATCTATATGGCGAATCGCTTTCAGCGGCCAATGCTGGCGGAAGGTGTTGAAACGCTGGCGCATGCTAAAGCGCTGATCGCCTTGGGCTGTGAGTTGGCACAAGGCTATGGCATCGCACGTCCCATGCCGCCTGCTGAGATGCCGCAATGGCTAGCCGCATGGCCGAAGCGGGCCGATTGGAGCGCGCTTGGAAAGATACATTAA
- a CDS encoding antibiotic biosynthesis monooxygenase, which yields MSASPVTLMVARRVAKGRYPHFTRWLNEGRHLAADFPGYLGSGVLAPPADDDEYQIIFRFSSAETLAAWEHSASRRAWLARGKGLFDAPHEHRAIGLDAWFQPHSPAPPRWKQAVAVWLAFFPVSLLFHWLFGSTFANWPVLPRVMVSTLMLTPVMVFVFIPLSMRLLAPWLAGKVSPLRALLRRLSERSI from the coding sequence ATGTCTGCCTCACCGGTCACCTTGATGGTGGCGCGTCGCGTCGCCAAAGGGCGTTATCCGCATTTCACCCGCTGGCTGAATGAAGGCCGCCATCTGGCCGCGGACTTTCCCGGTTACCTGGGGTCGGGGGTGTTGGCACCGCCTGCCGATGACGATGAATATCAGATTATCTTTCGTTTCAGCAGCGCCGAGACACTGGCTGCCTGGGAACATTCGGCTTCTCGGCGCGCTTGGTTGGCCCGTGGCAAAGGCCTGTTCGATGCCCCGCACGAGCACCGAGCTATCGGTCTCGATGCTTGGTTCCAGCCGCATTCGCCAGCGCCGCCCCGCTGGAAGCAGGCCGTGGCCGTGTGGCTCGCCTTTTTTCCTGTATCACTGCTTTTTCATTGGCTATTCGGCAGCACGTTCGCCAATTGGCCGGTGCTTCCGCGGGTTATGGTCAGCACGCTGATGCTGACGCCGGTCATGGTGTTCGTCTTTATTCCGCTTTCGATGCGGTTATTGGCGCCTTGGCTTGCAGGTAAGGTATCTCCATTGCGAGCTCTCCTGCGGCGCCTTTCTGAACGTAGTATCTAA
- a CDS encoding glutathione S-transferase: MIHVHHLEKSRSHRILWLLETLGLDYEIIVYQRDASTQQAPATLKEVHPLGKSPVITDGELTVAESGAIIDYLTQRYGNGRCQPNIDNASDWVDYRYWLHYAEGSLMPLLVMQLVFGQLPKRAPWLVKPVAKGITQTVNRTFLHPQINQHLRFIDDYLATHEHFAGPWPSGADVQMSFPLQAVAATHSLTSYPAIARFVERVEADPAWQRVVERAGPLTMPGA; encoded by the coding sequence ATGATCCACGTTCACCATCTCGAAAAATCCCGCTCACATCGTATCTTATGGCTCCTCGAAACGCTTGGGCTGGACTACGAGATCATCGTTTATCAACGTGATGCTTCCACTCAGCAGGCCCCCGCAACGCTCAAGGAAGTACACCCGCTGGGTAAGTCGCCGGTAATCACTGACGGTGAGCTGACGGTTGCCGAGTCCGGCGCGATCATCGACTATCTAACGCAACGCTATGGCAACGGCCGCTGCCAGCCGAATATCGATAACGCCAGTGACTGGGTCGATTATCGTTACTGGCTGCACTATGCCGAAGGCTCCTTGATGCCGCTGCTGGTCATGCAACTGGTTTTTGGCCAGCTCCCCAAACGCGCGCCCTGGTTGGTGAAGCCGGTCGCCAAAGGCATTACCCAAACCGTTAACCGCACTTTCTTGCACCCGCAAATCAATCAGCACCTGCGCTTTATTGATGATTACCTGGCGACACACGAACACTTTGCCGGCCCATGGCCGAGTGGAGCGGATGTGCAGATGAGTTTCCCCCTTCAGGCGGTAGCCGCCACGCATTCATTGACGTCGTACCCGGCGATTGCCCGTTTCGTCGAGCGTGTTGAAGCCGACCCCGCCTGGCAGCGCGTTGTTGAGCGAGCAGGTCCGCTCACCATGCCTGGGGCGTAA
- a CDS encoding EAL domain-containing protein translates to MVALTVTRLGPNVRRLRGPRIGRAVFALSSMLIASALMADESLRVGVHHNPPKLFLNDQQHLDGIFGDLLLAIAEREGWQVEPVACEWQRCLGLLERGDIDLLPDVAWSEARAERFRFHSEPALHSWSQIYQREGLSIEAVVDLAEQRVTVVDESIQEDHLLALTQRFDIPVDWINVPNFEEGFAKVASGEADAAAANRQFGEWRAGEAGLVDTPLMFQPVQLYFAGSPSVPQAVLERLDDYLMRWNADTDSLYFTTLQAWQAGAPSPPEASKWLRWGVAALIGSLVAALLVNLVLKRRMARQRVRLATNEAMLGTILDSVDAYIYIKSPDLTYQYVNHRICELFGHPAEAVIGQRDEAFFDPATVAEITQVDRRVLASGEKITLEERHALKHDDRVRTFLSIKMPLTFTPGSPPSLCGISTELTEYLEMQSRTHYLAYYDALTGLPNRRLLMESLASTIEEDAQDRQFGALMVVDLDHFRLVNDLQGHASGDQLLINVAEQLRQALDKDAMLARFSSDEFVVLVNHLDPQQAEAAAKAERIARQLMTTIHQLRNSRSLPISASVGLALFNGESGSLDAVLQQADMALQQAKASGGNTLRFFNPDMQASVLERANLEADLHHALARHELQLHYQIQVNHKGVTTGVEALLRWYHPERGWVSPAEFIPLAEESGLIIPIGDWVLTQACQQLARWSRQTAYAPLSISVNVSSVQFQQPDFVNLVEKRLKQTQAPANRLVLEVTESLLMREPTRVRHTMLKLREQGIRFALDDFGTGYSSLSYLKRLPLDELKVDQSFISELLTDKADAAIVDTIILLAVSLGLVVVAEGVETQAQLDWLKGHGCYRYQGYLLGRPKPIEDLFE, encoded by the coding sequence ATGGTAGCGTTGACGGTGACCCGGTTAGGCCCCAACGTGCGCCGGTTGCGAGGGCCTCGCATCGGCCGAGCCGTCTTCGCGCTTAGCAGCATGCTGATAGCCTCGGCGTTAATGGCAGATGAGTCTCTGCGTGTCGGGGTGCATCACAACCCGCCTAAACTGTTTCTTAATGACCAGCAGCACCTGGATGGTATTTTTGGCGATCTGCTACTGGCCATTGCCGAGCGCGAAGGCTGGCAGGTCGAGCCGGTTGCTTGTGAATGGCAGCGCTGCCTGGGGCTTCTCGAACGCGGCGATATCGATCTGTTACCCGATGTGGCATGGAGCGAGGCAAGGGCCGAGCGATTCAGGTTTCATAGCGAACCCGCACTGCACAGCTGGTCACAAATTTACCAGCGGGAAGGGCTGTCGATAGAAGCGGTAGTGGATTTAGCCGAACAGCGCGTGACGGTGGTCGATGAGTCAATTCAGGAAGACCATCTGTTAGCGCTTACCCAACGCTTTGATATACCGGTTGACTGGATCAACGTTCCCAATTTTGAAGAAGGCTTTGCAAAGGTCGCCAGCGGTGAGGCTGACGCCGCTGCAGCGAATCGTCAGTTTGGCGAGTGGCGCGCTGGTGAGGCGGGGCTTGTTGATACTCCGTTGATGTTTCAGCCCGTCCAGCTTTATTTTGCAGGGTCACCATCGGTGCCTCAGGCGGTTCTTGAGCGCCTTGATGACTATCTGATGCGCTGGAATGCGGACACAGATTCACTTTATTTTACCACGCTTCAAGCCTGGCAGGCGGGAGCACCAAGCCCACCCGAGGCCTCCAAATGGCTGCGCTGGGGAGTGGCTGCATTGATCGGATCACTGGTCGCGGCGCTGCTGGTGAACCTTGTATTGAAACGGCGAATGGCAAGGCAGCGGGTACGGTTGGCAACCAATGAGGCCATGCTGGGCACTATTCTGGATAGCGTGGATGCCTATATCTACATCAAATCGCCTGACCTGACCTACCAGTATGTCAATCATCGGATTTGCGAGCTTTTTGGTCATCCCGCAGAAGCGGTGATAGGGCAGCGCGACGAGGCTTTTTTCGACCCTGCGACGGTCGCCGAGATTACCCAGGTAGACCGCCGCGTGCTGGCGTCGGGCGAAAAAATCACCTTGGAAGAGCGTCACGCCCTCAAGCACGACGACCGGGTGAGAACCTTTTTGTCGATCAAGATGCCGCTGACGTTCACGCCGGGCAGTCCTCCCTCGCTGTGTGGGATCTCGACCGAGTTGACCGAGTATCTCGAGATGCAGTCCCGCACACACTATCTGGCGTATTACGATGCGCTGACGGGCCTGCCAAACCGGCGCCTGCTGATGGAGTCGCTGGCGTCTACCATAGAGGAAGACGCACAGGATAGGCAGTTCGGAGCCTTAATGGTCGTCGACCTCGATCATTTTCGGTTGGTTAATGATCTGCAGGGGCATGCGAGCGGCGACCAGCTATTGATCAATGTAGCCGAACAACTCCGCCAGGCGTTGGACAAAGACGCCATGTTGGCGCGCTTCAGTAGCGACGAGTTCGTAGTGCTGGTCAACCATTTAGACCCGCAACAGGCGGAGGCTGCTGCCAAGGCCGAGCGCATTGCACGACAGCTGATGACGACAATCCATCAGTTGCGCAATAGTCGCTCGCTGCCCATCAGTGCAAGCGTAGGGTTGGCGCTTTTCAATGGCGAATCGGGTTCGCTTGACGCGGTCCTTCAGCAGGCAGATATGGCGCTTCAGCAGGCCAAAGCGTCGGGCGGCAATACGCTGCGCTTTTTCAACCCCGACATGCAAGCCAGCGTGCTGGAGCGGGCGAACCTGGAAGCCGACCTCCACCATGCTCTGGCCCGCCATGAACTGCAACTGCATTACCAGATTCAGGTGAATCACAAGGGCGTCACGACCGGTGTCGAAGCGTTACTGCGCTGGTATCACCCGGAGCGTGGCTGGGTTTCGCCCGCCGAGTTTATTCCGCTAGCCGAAGAAAGCGGCCTGATTATCCCGATTGGCGACTGGGTATTGACCCAGGCTTGCCAGCAACTTGCCAGGTGGTCTCGGCAAACCGCCTACGCACCGTTGAGCATTTCGGTCAATGTCAGCTCGGTTCAGTTCCAGCAGCCGGACTTTGTCAACCTCGTGGAAAAGCGCCTTAAACAGACGCAAGCGCCTGCTAATCGATTGGTGTTGGAAGTCACTGAAAGCCTGCTGATGCGCGAGCCGACTCGCGTGCGTCACACCATGCTCAAACTGCGTGAACAGGGGATACGCTTTGCCTTGGATGATTTTGGCACGGGGTATTCGTCGCTAAGCTATCTAAAACGATTACCTCTCGATGAGCTCAAGGTCGATCAGTCGTTTATCAGTGAGTTGCTGACGGATAAGGCGGACGCTGCGATCGTCGATACGATTATTCTGTTAGCGGTTAGTTTAGGCCTGGTGGTAGTGGCTGAAGGTGTAGAAACCCAAGCCCAACTGGATTGGTTGAAAGGTCATGGCTGCTATCGGTACCAGGGCTATTTATTGGGTCGCCCCAAGCCCATTGAAGACCTGTTTGAATAA
- a CDS encoding DUF2835 domain-containing protein — protein sequence MQTIDVVINLSYEACLAHYEGRIAQVYTHSLDGRRVVFPAEALRRVMTHDGVYGHYRLKFSETGRFISIHPLVIC from the coding sequence ATGCAGACGATTGATGTGGTGATTAACCTCTCTTATGAGGCGTGCTTGGCGCACTACGAGGGACGCATTGCCCAGGTCTATACGCATAGCCTCGATGGCCGCCGTGTGGTGTTTCCGGCAGAAGCGCTGCGTCGTGTCATGACCCACGACGGTGTTTATGGTCACTACCGGCTAAAGTTTTCTGAGACAGGCCGATTTATCAGTATTCATCCGCTTGTTATCTGTTGA